One genomic region from Cryptococcus neoformans var. grubii H99 chromosome 10, complete sequence encodes:
- a CDS encoding serine/threonine-protein phosphatase 2B catalytic subunit A1, giving the protein MASPATQTANAIAAINNRSNLVIPEIDFTQHQLENGEIVSTTERVIKDVQAPAMYVPTDDQFWSKVDKTKPDIAFLKNHFYREGRLTEEQALYILEKGGELLRSEPNLLEVDAPITVCGDIHGQYYDLMKLFEVGGNPADTRYLFLGDYVDRGYFSIECVLYLWSLKMWYPDTLFLLRGNHECRHLTDYFTFKLECKHKYSETVYNACMESFCNLPLAAVMNKQFLCIHGGLSPELHTLDDLRSINRFREPPTQGLMCDILWADPLEDFGSEKTNENFLHNHVRGCSYFFTYNAACQFLERNNLLSIIRAHEAQDAGYRMYRKTKTTGFPSVMTIFSAPNYLDVYSNKAAVLKYESNVMNIRQFNCTPHPYWLPNFMDVFTWSLPFVGEKITDMLIAILNCCTKEELEEEDEEFPLNAPEPTDAESAAERRQIIKNKILAVGRMSRVFSLLREESERVSELKSISGSNALPAGMLASGAEGIKEAIQGFEDARKSDIENERLPPDIIDPDEDKPASPSASPIMPATPEEIPSEIPYDSPITGTPRTPISSAIASGSPGSPGTPTSPSIGGPPLTAWRPGHGRRTSLGTTKTSPSTRRRSLENTMHLIRDVVGGKDAQGDGQLERLAEVISSPTKGGQGE; this is encoded by the exons ATGGCTTCCCCAGCCACTCAGACCGCTAATGCCATTGCGGCCATCAACAACCGCTCGAATCTCGTTATCCCGGAGATCGACTTTACCCAGCACCAGCTTGAGAACGGTGAAATCGTTAGCACCACTGAGAGGGTCATCAAAGAT GTTCAAGCCCCAGCGATGTACGTGCCGACCGACGACCAATTCTGGTCCAAGGTGGATAAAACCAAGCCCGATATTGCATTTTTAAAGAACCATTTCTATCGAGAAGGGAGATTGACTGAAGAGCAAGCTTTGTATATCCTTGAAAA AGGTGGAGAACTCTTGAGATCAGAACCAAACTTGCTAGAAGTTGACGCGCCCATTACTG TGTGCGGTGACATTCACGGTCAATAT TACGATTTGATGAAGCTCTTCGAGGTCGGTGGGAATCCGGCAGATACTCGTTATCTCTTTTTGGGAGACTACGTTGATCGAGGATACTTTTCTATTGAG TGTGTGCTTTATTTGTGGTCGCTCAAGATGTGGTATCCCGATACTCTTTTCCTACTGAGAGGTAATCACGAGTGCCGACACTTGACCGACTATTTCACCTTCAAGCTTGAGT GCAAGCACAAGTACTCAGAGACTGTTTACAATGCCTGCATGGAAAGTTTCTGCAACTTGCCGCTGGCGGCAGTTATGAACAAGCAATTCTTGTGCATCCATGGTGGCTTGTCGCCAGAGCTTCATACCCTCGATGATCTGCGATCT ATCAATCGGTTCCGAGAGCCTCCCACTCAAGGTCTCATGTGCGATATCCTTTGGGCTGATCCGTTAGAAGACTTTGGCTCAGAAAAGACAAACGAGAACTTTTTGCACAATCACGTTCGAGGTTGCAGTTATTTCTTTACTTATAATGCTGCATGTCAGTTCTTGGAGAGGAACAACCTGCTCTCTATTATTCGAGCTCACGAGGCTCAAGATGCCGG TTATCGGATGTATCGGAAAACTAAGACTACTGGCTTCCCCTCCGTCATGACCATCTTTTCAGCACCTAACTACCTTGATGTTTACTCTAACAAGGCCGCTGTGTTGAAGTACGAGTCAAACGTTATGAA CATCCGACAATTCAATTGTACGCCCCATCCCTATTGGCTACCTAACTTTATGGATGTGTTCACCTGGAGTTTGCCTTTCGTTGGCGAGAAGA TCACGGATATGCTTATTGCAATTCTTAACTGTTGCACCAAGGAAGAGctcgaggaagaggacgaagagtTCCCTCTTAATGCTCCCGAGCCTACCGATGCCGAATCTGCAGCGGAAAGACGACAAATCATCAAGAACAAAATTCTTGCCGTTGGTCGCATGTCTCGAGTATTCTCTCTGTTGCGTGAAGAATCTGAAAGGGTGTCTGAGCTTAAGAGTATTTCTGGCTCAAATGCTTTACCCGCTGGCATGCTTGCGAGTGGCGCCGAAGGTATTAAAGAAGCGATCCAGGGCTTTGAGGACGCGAGGAAAAGTGATATCGAGAATGAGAGACTTCCCCCTGACATCATCGAC CCTGATGAGGACAAGCCCGCATCACCTTCTGCCTCTCCCATTATGCCCGCCACCCCCGAAGAGATCCCCAGCGAAATCCCTTACGACTCTCCAATCACCGGTACTCCTCGAACTCCTATCTCCAGCGCTATTGCTTCCGGCTCTCCCGGCTCTCCTGGCACCCCCACCAGCCCTTCCATTGGAGGTCCGCCACTCACTGCTTGGCGACCCGGCCATGGTCGTCGTACATCTTTGGGCACTACCAAGACTAGCCCGAGTACGCGAAGGAGGAGTTTGGAGAACACGATGCACTTGATCCGAGATGTGGTGGGCGGTAAGGATGCCCAGGGTGATGGGCAGTTGGAGAGGCTCGCAGAGGTTATTTCGAGTCCGACGAAGGGCGGTCAAGGCGAGTGA
- a CDS encoding spermine transporter: MLEPVEAEFANPPIFSNQQEEILHEEEIEEPNAISNAGKQTIGGSDDSTLHGQQSSEKINQRDIEKGADERIIVQFDEGEGPKQWSKRRKWWATTTASILCLAVALGSAMPTGDLPGTAETLHVSDEAIYLSISLFVAGFGIGPLIFAPLSEVVGRRPIYAVSMLFYFLFTLPSCLAKNIATMLAGRMIAGLASSAPFTNVGGTISDVWAVEERGFPMAVFSSTLFMGPCLGPLFGGWIAEKTGQWRWIYWVLFILCGACVIFCIFTPETLAPVLLRKKAARLNKENNTTVYVSEHDLHRPPFKETIKVALTRPLVFMFQEVIIIFFTVYLSFIYALLYSTFFAFPIAFEEIRGWNMGMTGVSFVSIIIGIAIANICMPIQERLYKKHCQKHGVVPEGRLYPMMLGALTLPVSMFILAFTSYPGIIWVGPCMGGIIFGFSMVIIYISGNTYIVDSYSNYAASAISAKNMTRSLVGASVPLWITQLLHNLKFQYGMLFLALFSVIIAPIPFVFYMKGAAVRRRSKRASA, encoded by the exons ATGCTGGAACCAGTAGAAGCCGAATTCGCCAATCCGCCCATCTTCAGCAACCAACAGGAAGAGATCTtgcatgaagaagagatcgaAGAGCCTAACGCCATTTCCAACGCTGGCAAGCAAACCATTGGCGGTTCTGATGACTCAACCCTCCATGGACAGCAATCTTCCGAAAAGATCAACCAGAGGGACATCGAAAAAGGCGCGGACGAACGAATTATTGTTCAATTTgacgagggagaaggaCCAAAGCAGTGGTCCAAAAGACGAAAGTG GTGGGCCACCACTACTGCCTCCATTCTCTGTCTCGCTGTCGCCCTCGGCAGTGCTATGCCAACCGGTGACCTTCCCGGTACTGCCGAGACTCTTCACGTTTCCGACGAGGCCATTTACCTCTCCATTTCTCTCTTCGTGGCCGGTTTCGGTATTGGTCCCCTTATCTTTGCCCCTTTAAGTGAAGTTGTCGGGCGCCGACCCATCTACGCCGTCAGCATGCTCTtctacttcctcttcaccttgcCCAGCTGTCTCGCCAAAAACATTGCTACCATGTTGGCTGGTCGTATGATTGCCGGtcttgcttcttccgccCCTTTCACCAACGTCGGCGGTACCATTTCCGATGTTTGGGCCGTCGAGGAACGAGGCTTTCCCATGGCTGTCTTTAGTTCCACCCTTTT TATGGGACCTTGTCTTGGGCCTTTGTTTGGCGG ATGGATTGCCGAGAAAACCGGTCAATGGCGATGGATTTACTGggtcctcttcattctttgCGGTGCTTGTGTCATCTTCTGCATCTTCACTCCTGAGACTCTTGCCCCTGTTCTTCTCCGCAAGAAGGCTGCTCGACTCAACAAGGAGAACAACACTACCGTTTACGTCTCTGAGCACGACCTCCATAGGCCACCCTTCAAGGAAACTATCAAGGTCGCTTTGACTAGGCCTCTCGTATTTATGTTCCAGGAAgttatcatcatcttcttc ACTGTTtacctctccttcatctaTGCCTTGCTCTACTCtaccttctttgccttcccTATCGCTTTTGAGGAGATTCGAGGCTGGAATATGGGTATGACCGGTGTCTCTTTCGTGTCTATCATC ATCGGTATTGCCATTGCCAACATATGTATGCCTATCCAAGAGAGGCTGTACAAGAAGCACTGTCAGAAGCACGGTGTTGTCCCCGAGGGTCGTCTTTATCCAATGATGCTTGGTGCACT TACCCTTCCTGTCTCCATGTTCATCCTCGCTTTCACTTCTTACCCTGGCATCATTTGGGTGGGCCCTTGCATGGGTGGTATCATTTTCGGCTTCTCT ATGGTCATTATCTATATCTCCGGTAATACATACATCGTCGACAGTTATTCCAACTACGCTGCTTCTGCTATCAGTGCCAAGAACATGACT CGTTCTCTCGTTGGTGCTTCCGTTCCTCTCTGGATTACCCAACTTCTC CACAATCTCAAGTTCCAGTATGGTATgctcttccttgccttaTTCTCTGTGATCATCGCCCCCATTCCCTTCGTCTTCTACATGAAGGGTGCTGCCGTCAGAAGGAGGTCCAAAAGGGCGAGTGCTTAA
- a CDS encoding adenine nucleotide transporter: protein MAPVHHPPLTPFGSALAGALGSVFANSLVYPVDVAKTRLQAIDDPLEDIESDDKPDEVFAEKTEEEQKRYVEGKARRQQKREQVVKLKKLLGKKLQQWGMLTMLLRIVHTEGISGVFHGYGATMIGTFSQQFAYFFFHTFLRKTYLARLTPSSKRVSLSTSTELLLGAIAGALAQIFTIPVSVIATRQQLWDPPARPKILPGEKEAEWNDKSPSLTETAREIVAESGWTGLWTGLKPGLVLTVNPAITYGVFERLKSWRLATKGAKKLDVWESFWIGVGSKTLATVVTYPYIFAKIRLQAKVVESAPPLSEEIKKGEAPTYASIASASPSECSTVIVEQPSSIESGPFAELEQTHKHKHLHSPSQHYRSAIPLLKAVYTEKGFKGLYQGLGAQILKAVLCQGILFVSKDQFESYAWLLIVFFARLRTRVLAKT, encoded by the exons ATGGCACCTGTacaccatcctcctctgaCCCCATTTGGCTCAGCGCTTGCGGGTGCCCTCGGTTCAGTTTTTGCCAACTC GCTTGTATATCCTGTCGATGTTGCCAAAACACGTCTTCAAGCTATCGACGACCCTCTAGAGGATATCGAATCTGATGATAAACCTGATGAGGTTTTCGCAGAGAAgaccgaagaagaacaaaaacGATATGTCGAAGGCAAAGCTCGTCGACAGCAGAAGAGGGAACAGGTTGTaaagctgaagaagctgctCGGAAAGAAACTGCAACAGTGGGGTATGTTGACAATGCTCTTAAGGATTGTGCATACGGAAGGGATATCCGGTGTCTTCCATGGCTATGGAGCAACTATGATAGGAACTTTCTCTCAGC AATTTGCctatttcttctttcataCCTTTCTAAGGAAGACATATCTAGCTCGTCTCACTCCCTCATCTAAGCGCGTTTCATTGTCAACAAGCACGGAGCTCTTGCTAGGTGCTATCGCTGGCGCGCTTGCCCAGATTTTTACTATCCCAGTCTCTGTTATTGCTACCCGACAACAGCTGTGGGATCCGCCGGCAAGACCCAAGATCCTTCCcggagaaaaggaagccGAATGGAATGACAAAAGTCCTTCTTTAACTGAGACTGCTCGAGAAATCGTCGCCGAGTCTGGATGGACAGGTCTTTGGACAGGGCTGAAACCGGGCCTGGTACTCACTGTAAACCCCGCCATTACTTACGGTGTGTTTGAGAGACTTAAGTCATGGAGGCTCGCTACAAAGGGTGCCAAAAAACTTGATGTCTGGGAGTCTTTCTGGATTGGAGTTGGCAGCAAGACCCTGGCTACTGTTGTAACTTACCCTTACATCTTT GCCAAGATAAGACTCCAAGCAAAGGTCGTCGAATCGGCTCCCCCACTCTCTGAAGAAAtcaagaagggagaggcaCCTACGTATGCGTCCATCGCTTCAGCCTCTCCTAGCGAATGCTCTACCGTCATTGTCGAGCAGCCCTCTTCAATTGAAAGTGGACCTTTCGCCGAATTAGAGCAGACCCATAAACATAAGCATCTCCATTCGCCTTCTCAACACTATCGTTCAGCTATCCCACTTCTTAAAGCTGTCTATACTGAGAAGGGTTTCAAAGGTTTGTACCAAGGTTTAGGTGCACAGATTTTGAAGGCAGTGTTATGCCAAG GCATCCTATTTGTCTCAAAGGACCAATTTGAGAGCTATGCTTGGTTATTGATCGTATTCTTTGCTAGGTTAAGGACCCGCGTCTTGGCCAAAACATGA